A part of Terriglobus roseus genomic DNA contains:
- the coaD gene encoding pantetheine-phosphate adenylyltransferase produces the protein MGIIRAIYPGTFDPPTNGHLDLISRGAKIFDELVVAVLRNTSKGVPLFTTEERAEMLQEVTAPLGNVTVETFDGLLVDFARMKQASAVLRGIRAISDYEYEFQMAMMNRKLDKSLETVFMMPAEKYTYVSSRLIKGVYQLNGDIRELVPPLVLQRLQEKRSAKTVPLGGEVPGEV, from the coding sequence ATGGGAATTATCCGCGCCATCTACCCCGGCACCTTCGATCCGCCGACGAACGGACATCTGGACCTGATCAGCCGTGGGGCGAAGATCTTTGATGAGTTGGTGGTTGCGGTGTTGCGCAACACCAGCAAGGGTGTTCCTCTGTTCACCACAGAGGAACGTGCGGAGATGCTGCAGGAAGTCACGGCTCCCTTGGGAAATGTCACCGTGGAGACATTTGACGGCCTCCTCGTTGACTTTGCCCGAATGAAGCAGGCCAGTGCTGTGCTGCGTGGTATCCGTGCTATTTCGGACTACGAATACGAGTTCCAGATGGCCATGATGAACCGCAAGCTGGACAAGTCGTTAGAGACGGTCTTCATGATGCCAGCCGAGAAGTACACGTATGTATCGTCGCGACTTATTAAAGGCGTGTATCAGCTCAATGGCGACATCCGTGAACTGGTGCCTCCGCTGGTGTTGCAGCGGTTGCAGGAGAAGCGTTCTGCGAAGACGGTTCCCCTCGGTGGCGAGGTTCCCGGGGAGGTGTAA
- the recA gene encoding recombinase RecA: MAVDERSKAVELALAGIEKQFGKGSIMRLGARDAIVPISVISTGSISFDAALGVGGVPRGRVVEIYGPESSGKTTITLQIIAEAQRQGGLAAFVDAEHALDPVYARKLGVDTDNLLISQPDYGEQALEITEALVRSGAIDVLVVDSVAALVPKAELDGEMGDSHVGLQARLMSQALRKLTGTVSKSRTCLIFINQIREKIGVMFGNPETTTGGRALKFYSSVRVDIRRIGAVKEGDVVVGSRTKTKIVKNKVAAPFREAEFDILYGEGISREGDVLDLAVANNIVEKSGAWYSYAGERIGQGRENVRNFLKSNPEVFGRMDVELRAKLKIGASSVAPIPAAPADGEEKAQEAVRPSRK; the protein is encoded by the coding sequence GTGGCCGTGGACGAACGCAGCAAAGCCGTAGAACTTGCCCTGGCGGGCATTGAGAAGCAATTTGGCAAGGGTTCCATCATGCGCCTGGGCGCGCGCGATGCGATCGTACCGATCTCAGTGATCTCGACAGGATCCATTTCCTTCGACGCCGCGCTGGGTGTCGGCGGTGTGCCACGTGGTCGCGTGGTTGAGATTTACGGCCCGGAATCCTCGGGTAAAACGACAATTACGCTCCAGATCATTGCTGAGGCGCAGCGGCAGGGCGGCCTGGCTGCCTTTGTCGACGCGGAACATGCGCTTGATCCGGTGTATGCGCGCAAGCTGGGCGTGGATACGGATAACTTGCTGATTTCGCAGCCGGATTACGGCGAACAGGCTCTGGAAATCACGGAAGCACTCGTCCGCTCTGGCGCGATCGATGTGTTGGTGGTTGACTCTGTTGCTGCCTTGGTTCCCAAGGCCGAACTTGATGGCGAAATGGGCGATTCGCACGTGGGTCTGCAGGCACGTCTGATGTCGCAGGCACTGCGTAAACTGACTGGCACCGTCTCGAAGAGCCGCACCTGCCTCATCTTCATCAACCAGATCCGCGAAAAGATCGGTGTTATGTTCGGCAACCCCGAAACCACCACCGGTGGCCGTGCGCTGAAGTTCTACTCGTCGGTTCGTGTAGACATTCGTCGCATTGGTGCAGTGAAGGAAGGCGACGTTGTCGTCGGTTCTCGCACCAAGACCAAGATTGTGAAGAACAAGGTTGCTGCACCGTTCCGCGAAGCCGAGTTCGACATCCTGTACGGCGAAGGTATCTCGCGCGAAGGTGATGTACTTGACCTCGCGGTAGCGAACAATATTGTGGAGAAGAGCGGCGCTTGGTACAGCTATGCGGGCGAACGCATTGGCCAGGGGCGCGAGAATGTGCGTAACTTCCTCAAGTCCAATCCGGAAGTCTTCGGGCGCATGGATGTTGAACTTCGTGCCAAGTTGAAGATTGGCGCGTCTTCCGTTGCTCCGATACCAGCCGCGCCTGCGGACGGTGAGGAAAAGGCGCAGGAAGCCGTGCGGCCTTCGCGGAAATAG
- a CDS encoding phosphoglucomutase/phosphomannomutase family protein, protein MSEATSNATFSSPVKFGTDGWRGIIADDFTYANVRVAVRAIANYVLAHEDASKGVCIGYDTRFGSPQFARVAAQVLSEAGIPVLLAKDVTATPALSYGVAHRKAAGGIMITSSHNPAQWNGVKYKASYGGSGSPGIIKSIETYLGKDVPVAKTPAAITEADFMPDYIAAVEAFADLPLIAKAKQRFLIDSMFGAGAGVLKGIFERAGVDCVEIRAERNPLFPGINPEPILPHIALTQKKVVEEKCAAGLITDGDADRIGSVDENGNVVDAHKIFSILLWWLLEKKKWPGEITRAFNTTKMLDRIAAKYGRKLHEHGIGFKYVCDLMLTEDILIGGEESGGVGIKRHLPERDGILNALLLANVMAEEGKTLGQLVAMLQAEFGEHQYGRIDMHIDDRLKKSAIDRASSGLTEIAGYRVLKTEDMDGIKFFLDNPEAKTKPNAAETWLLLRASGTEPLLRVYSESTSQEAVQKILKAAEQFVLEG, encoded by the coding sequence ATGAGCGAAGCCACTTCCAACGCCACCTTCTCCAGCCCGGTTAAGTTCGGAACCGACGGCTGGCGCGGCATCATCGCCGATGACTTCACCTACGCCAACGTCCGCGTCGCCGTCCGCGCCATTGCCAATTACGTGCTGGCGCATGAAGACGCCTCGAAAGGCGTCTGCATTGGTTACGACACACGCTTCGGCTCGCCGCAGTTTGCGCGCGTTGCGGCACAGGTGTTGAGCGAGGCGGGTATCCCCGTGTTGCTGGCGAAGGACGTCACCGCCACGCCCGCACTCAGCTATGGCGTGGCACATCGGAAGGCTGCCGGCGGCATCATGATCACTTCGTCGCATAACCCGGCGCAGTGGAACGGCGTCAAGTACAAAGCCAGCTACGGCGGTTCCGGATCGCCGGGCATCATCAAGAGCATCGAGACCTACCTTGGCAAAGACGTTCCTGTCGCCAAAACTCCCGCTGCCATCACCGAAGCAGACTTCATGCCCGATTACATCGCGGCAGTCGAAGCATTTGCCGACCTGCCGTTGATCGCCAAGGCGAAGCAGCGCTTCCTTATCGACAGCATGTTTGGCGCAGGCGCAGGCGTGTTGAAGGGCATCTTCGAACGTGCTGGTGTGGATTGCGTGGAGATTCGCGCAGAACGCAACCCCCTCTTCCCCGGCATTAACCCCGAACCCATCTTGCCGCACATCGCGCTCACGCAGAAGAAGGTTGTGGAAGAGAAGTGCGCCGCTGGCCTAATCACTGACGGCGACGCTGATCGCATTGGTTCCGTCGACGAAAACGGCAACGTAGTTGACGCGCATAAGATCTTCTCCATCCTGTTGTGGTGGCTACTGGAAAAGAAGAAGTGGCCGGGCGAAATCACCCGTGCCTTCAACACCACCAAGATGCTTGATCGCATCGCCGCGAAATACGGTCGCAAACTTCATGAGCATGGCATCGGCTTCAAGTACGTCTGCGATCTGATGCTGACGGAAGACATCCTCATCGGCGGTGAGGAATCTGGCGGCGTCGGTATCAAGCGCCATTTGCCTGAGCGTGACGGTATTCTGAATGCACTGTTGCTTGCAAATGTGATGGCAGAAGAAGGCAAGACACTTGGCCAGCTCGTCGCCATGCTGCAGGCTGAGTTCGGCGAACACCAGTACGGACGTATCGACATGCACATCGATGATCGTCTGAAGAAGTCGGCCATCGATCGCGCATCCAGCGGACTCACGGAAATCGCAGGCTATCGCGTGTTGAAGACGGAAGACATGGATGGCATCAAGTTCTTCCTCGACAATCCCGAAGCAAAAACCAAGCCCAACGCTGCCGAAACATGGCTTCTGCTCCGCGCCTCAGGAACCGAGCCGCTACTGCGTGTGTACAGCGAATCCACTTCGCAGGAAGCCGTGCAGAAAATTCTTAAAGCAGCAGAGCAATTCGTACTGGAGGGCTAA
- a CDS encoding GyrI-like domain-containing protein gives MASDGFEKITPRRIAGISARCVNSQPETIHALWAQYTQQDIPARLQGNGMYAVYFEYESDFSGPYTLLLGQHVEDDAPLPEGMRDVFLEPGDYAVFDAVGPFPQSIVDAWSRIWSSSLQRTYRTDFEMYLGPERASIFVGVWESENLL, from the coding sequence TTGGCCTCCGATGGATTTGAAAAGATCACGCCTCGGCGCATCGCAGGTATTTCTGCGCGCTGCGTCAACAGCCAGCCCGAAACCATCCACGCACTGTGGGCGCAGTACACACAACAAGACATTCCCGCGCGGTTGCAAGGCAACGGTATGTACGCTGTGTACTTCGAGTACGAGAGTGACTTTTCAGGACCGTACACACTGTTGCTCGGACAGCATGTTGAAGACGATGCGCCACTGCCGGAAGGCATGCGTGATGTCTTTCTGGAGCCGGGGGACTATGCCGTGTTCGACGCCGTGGGACCATTTCCCCAAAGCATCGTGGATGCCTGGTCTCGCATTTGGAGCAGCAGTCTCCAACGAACGTACCGAACTGATTTTGAAATGTATCTGGGACCGGAGCGCGCAAGCATCTTCGTAGGCGTCTGGGAGAGTGAGAATTTGTTGTGA
- a CDS encoding HAD-IA family hydrolase, with translation MSKIQVQAQGLLFDMDGVLISSIASATRCWKRWAKLYEVPNADNFVLPHGRPARDIVIMLRPDIDPDEGLRVIEDMEIEDVGDIEVLPGVRELLASLPPDRWTVVTSCTRRLLEARLRAAGLPEPPKLVSADDISKGKPDPEPYIRGAEALGLKPEDCIVVEDAVSGVQSGIAAGCRVLAVLSSTPRAELKAATWIARSLAVVKVTSDANGLQVDIPLARKN, from the coding sequence GTGAGTAAGATTCAGGTGCAGGCACAGGGCCTGCTTTTCGATATGGATGGCGTGCTCATCAGCTCCATCGCATCTGCCACCCGATGCTGGAAGCGGTGGGCCAAGCTGTACGAGGTGCCAAACGCAGATAACTTCGTTCTGCCACACGGCCGTCCCGCACGCGATATCGTCATCATGCTTCGCCCGGATATTGATCCGGACGAGGGCCTTCGCGTGATCGAAGACATGGAGATTGAAGACGTAGGCGACATTGAAGTACTGCCCGGCGTGCGTGAACTGCTCGCTAGCTTGCCGCCTGATCGCTGGACGGTGGTCACCTCCTGCACGCGTCGCCTGCTGGAAGCTCGATTGAGGGCTGCAGGACTGCCGGAGCCGCCAAAGCTCGTCTCTGCAGACGACATTTCTAAAGGCAAGCCCGATCCCGAACCCTACATCCGCGGCGCAGAAGCGCTGGGCTTAAAGCCCGAAGACTGCATCGTTGTGGAAGACGCCGTATCTGGCGTGCAGAGTGGCATTGCCGCTGGCTGCCGCGTTCTGGCCGTGCTCAGCTCCACGCCACGTGCAGAACTCAAGGCGGCAACATGGATCGCGCGATCACTTGCAGTGGTGAAGGTCACTTCCGATGCGAACGGCCTGCAAGTGGACATCCCGCTTGCAAGAAAGAACTAG
- the kdsB gene encoding 3-deoxy-manno-octulosonate cytidylyltransferase: protein MSETRILGVIPARLASTRLPGKVLRPLLGKPMLQWVVEAAQRCPQLQEVVVATDSEEVGALCQAHGWQWQMTDAALPSGTDRMRAVALEREADIYVNIQGDEPLLKPEHIDALLRPFSRGMHVECSTVKTLCAPENVHNPNAVKVVHATDGRALYFSRATIPYDRDGAGKATYWKHLGLYAYRRDALLRFGTLAASPLEQTERLEQLRLLENGLALYVEAVEFDTVGVDTEADVARVEALLQERFGA from the coding sequence ATGAGTGAAACACGCATTTTGGGAGTGATTCCCGCACGCCTTGCTTCCACGCGCCTCCCCGGTAAGGTGCTGCGCCCGTTATTGGGTAAACCCATGCTGCAGTGGGTGGTGGAGGCGGCGCAACGGTGTCCGCAACTGCAGGAAGTCGTCGTGGCGACGGATTCTGAGGAGGTTGGGGCGCTCTGCCAGGCGCATGGATGGCAGTGGCAGATGACGGACGCCGCGCTGCCCAGCGGAACAGACCGCATGCGCGCTGTGGCGCTGGAGCGTGAGGCGGACATCTACGTGAATATTCAGGGTGATGAACCGCTGCTGAAGCCGGAACACATTGACGCGTTGTTGCGGCCGTTCTCGCGCGGTATGCATGTCGAATGCAGCACGGTGAAGACGCTTTGCGCCCCGGAGAATGTTCATAATCCGAATGCGGTGAAGGTGGTGCACGCCACTGACGGTCGCGCTCTGTATTTTTCGCGTGCCACCATCCCCTACGACCGCGATGGTGCAGGGAAGGCTACCTACTGGAAGCATCTGGGACTGTATGCGTATCGACGCGATGCGTTGTTGCGCTTCGGCACGCTGGCGGCGAGTCCTTTGGAGCAGACGGAGCGGCTGGAACAGTTGCGGCTGCTGGAGAACGGGCTGGCGCTGTATGTGGAAGCCGTGGAGTTCGATACGGTGGGCGTGGATACCGAAGCAGACGTGGCGCGCGTGGAAGCGCTGCTACAGGAGCGTTTCGGGGCTTAA
- a CDS encoding TIGR03435 family protein: MKRLLSVLGMFCVVSAVALAQEKPATKPSFVIADVHDSPYARQVYSVGGPMHGDRYNLRQSTLVDIIALAYGVKPEMVQGGPSWLEMRRFDVVAKADPKTSEADQKLMLQSLLAERFGLVMHKGEAPLPAYVLTAPGGKTKMKQSPEDAERNCKPQNGQEMAGGAPLNVISCSGFSADEIATLLAQVANNYLPDPVLNQTRLEGKWEFTIKWTDMRQRAKAGAEAVSIFNSVQNDLGLMLERKTAPRPVWIVDRASETPTPNSPAVAKELPPLPMPQFEVSTIKPSGPNSKPGGMIRNGQMTLSMIPIKFLLTYAWDFNPNDPQMIVNMPAWIETDKFDIVAKAAMPEPVAGQLPPQIEDRELRLMLQQLLMERFNMKVHMEERPIEAYTIYADHPKLKAADPTSRTHCKEGPGPDGKDPRQANPMLTALFTCQNVSMRELAAQLAEFATGYVYTLPVDATGLTGRYDLTMAWSSASLTVLKPPPAPGQPVSSDPDGAVTLDEAMHSQLGLKMVKTKRPVQVLVIDHVEETPTAN, encoded by the coding sequence ATGAAGCGTTTGCTTTCTGTCCTGGGAATGTTCTGTGTCGTGAGTGCTGTGGCGTTGGCGCAGGAAAAGCCTGCCACGAAACCTTCGTTTGTGATTGCGGATGTGCATGACAGCCCGTATGCACGACAGGTGTACTCCGTTGGCGGACCGATGCATGGAGACCGCTATAACTTGCGGCAGTCCACACTGGTGGACATCATTGCGCTGGCCTATGGCGTGAAGCCGGAGATGGTGCAGGGGGGGCCGAGCTGGCTTGAGATGCGGCGTTTTGATGTTGTGGCGAAGGCCGATCCAAAGACATCTGAAGCGGACCAGAAGCTGATGCTGCAGTCGCTACTGGCAGAGCGATTTGGATTGGTGATGCACAAGGGCGAAGCACCCTTGCCGGCGTATGTGCTGACGGCTCCCGGTGGCAAGACGAAGATGAAGCAGAGCCCCGAGGATGCAGAGCGCAATTGTAAGCCGCAAAATGGACAAGAGATGGCGGGTGGTGCCCCGCTGAATGTGATTTCGTGCAGCGGCTTCAGCGCGGATGAGATTGCAACGTTGCTGGCGCAGGTAGCGAACAACTACCTGCCTGACCCTGTGCTGAACCAGACAAGGCTGGAAGGGAAGTGGGAGTTTACGATCAAGTGGACGGATATGCGGCAGAGGGCGAAGGCTGGCGCTGAGGCTGTTTCGATCTTCAATTCCGTACAGAATGACCTGGGGTTGATGCTGGAACGGAAGACGGCGCCACGACCGGTGTGGATTGTGGATCGTGCGAGCGAGACCCCAACACCAAACTCGCCTGCAGTTGCGAAGGAATTGCCGCCGTTACCAATGCCTCAGTTTGAGGTGTCGACGATTAAGCCGAGCGGGCCGAATTCTAAGCCGGGCGGCATGATTCGTAATGGGCAGATGACTCTGTCGATGATTCCGATCAAGTTTTTGCTCACGTATGCATGGGACTTTAACCCGAATGATCCGCAGATGATTGTGAACATGCCTGCGTGGATCGAGACCGACAAGTTTGACATTGTGGCGAAGGCTGCAATGCCTGAACCTGTTGCAGGACAGCTACCGCCGCAGATTGAAGATCGCGAACTGCGGCTGATGCTGCAGCAATTGCTGATGGAGCGCTTCAACATGAAGGTGCATATGGAGGAGCGACCCATTGAGGCGTACACCATCTATGCGGACCATCCGAAGTTGAAGGCTGCTGATCCAACGTCGCGGACGCACTGCAAGGAGGGGCCGGGACCGGATGGCAAGGACCCGAGGCAGGCGAACCCGATGCTGACGGCACTGTTTACCTGCCAGAACGTGTCTATGAGAGAACTGGCAGCGCAACTGGCAGAGTTTGCGACGGGCTACGTGTACACGCTGCCTGTGGATGCCACGGGGCTGACGGGACGGTACGACCTGACGATGGCGTGGAGTTCGGCGAGCCTGACTGTGCTGAAGCCGCCTCCTGCACCGGGACAGCCTGTGTCCAGCGATCCGGATGGCGCGGTGACTCTAGATGAGGCGATGCATAGCCAGTTGGGCCTGAAGATGGTGAAGACGAAGCGACCAGTACAGGTGCTTGTGATCGACCACGTGGAAGAGACGCCGACGGCGAATTGA
- a CDS encoding TIGR00730 family Rossman fold protein, translating into MTNLPVPETLLDQAPLAYENDDFLKTPDARIFRILAEYQEPMTRFRRERIQDTVVFFGSARFAALDVANHEMELLANSYSNNPAPPEEQPDSSPEASDLQRKRAETAIEMARYYEDARKLAYLLTEWSKDLPGRRHRFVVCSGGGPGIMEAANRGAYEAGGKTIGLNIALPFEQRPNPYITPALNFQFHYFFMRKFWFAYLAKALVVFPGGFGTLDEMFELLTLAQTHKMAKELTIIIYGRSYWSGVINLELLAEKGAISVGDTDLFRFADTPEEAFAILQEGLQKYCPTCGPDERVPDTPAPSAQELLGPDISATRS; encoded by the coding sequence ATGACGAACCTTCCCGTTCCCGAAACCCTGCTGGATCAGGCACCGCTGGCCTATGAAAATGACGATTTCCTGAAAACCCCGGACGCGCGCATCTTCCGCATCCTGGCGGAATACCAGGAGCCCATGACGCGTTTTCGCCGCGAGCGCATTCAAGACACAGTGGTGTTCTTCGGCTCAGCGCGGTTCGCTGCGCTGGACGTGGCGAACCATGAGATGGAGCTGTTGGCGAACTCTTATTCCAACAATCCTGCACCGCCTGAGGAACAGCCTGACAGTTCGCCGGAGGCAAGCGATCTACAACGCAAGCGCGCCGAAACCGCCATTGAAATGGCGCGCTATTACGAAGACGCGCGCAAACTCGCCTACTTGCTCACGGAATGGTCAAAAGATCTTCCCGGTCGACGTCATCGCTTTGTGGTGTGCAGCGGAGGCGGCCCCGGCATCATGGAAGCTGCCAATCGCGGCGCATACGAGGCAGGTGGCAAGACCATCGGCCTGAACATCGCTCTGCCCTTTGAGCAGCGGCCTAATCCGTACATCACGCCGGCGCTCAACTTCCAGTTCCATTACTTTTTCATGCGCAAGTTCTGGTTCGCGTATCTGGCGAAAGCGCTCGTTGTCTTCCCCGGCGGCTTTGGCACGCTCGACGAAATGTTTGAACTGCTGACATTGGCACAGACGCACAAGATGGCGAAGGAACTAACCATCATCATCTATGGTCGTTCGTACTGGAGCGGCGTCATTAACCTGGAATTGCTTGCAGAGAAGGGTGCTATCTCCGTCGGCGACACAGATCTCTTTCGCTTTGCCGATACGCCCGAAGAGGCTTTCGCCATTTTGCAGGAAGGTCTGCAAAAGTACTGCCCGACATGCGGTCCGGACGAACGAGTTCCGGACACCCCGGCACCGAGCGCACAGGAATTGCTAGGACCAGACATCTCTGCCACACGTTCCTAA